The window GTTGCCCATGATTAAGGATTGACCCTATGGAACTACTTCGTCGACAACATAACGCCCAGTGGTATCACGAAACGCAAAGCAGCGTGCGCGGCGACGCGCCGCTGGAGCCACAGGCGGCCACCATCCGCGACCGTTTTCTGTTGGGGCTGGGCGCCTTTGCCGACGAAGCGCTGAACACTGCGCTGACCGCCCGCGCCGGGGTTTTCAGCGCCTCGCTCGCCGGTTATCACGCGCTGTTCCCGGATCAGGTCGCTTTGTCGCGGTTCGTTACGCTGTCACCTTATGATCGCCTCAGCACCGCACTGACCGTCGCGCAGGTGACCGGCGTGCAGTCTCTTTGTAGCCACTATGCCGCCCGCCTCGCCCCGCTGCATAGCCCTGACGCCTCCAGAGAAAGCAATATCCGCCTCGCCCAAATCACCCAATACGCTCGCCAGCTTGCCAGCCAGCCCACGCTGATCTGCACGCGGGCGCTGCAACAGCTCAGCGACGTCGGCCTGAGCCCGGCGGACATCGTCACCTTCTCGCAGATTATCGGTTTTGTCAGCTATCAGGCGCGGGTGGTGGCCGGCGTAGCCGCTCTGGCTGGGCGGCCGACCGGCGTCGTGCCCGGCTTCCCGAATATCGAAGACGCTGAAGGCGTCGCTTTTACCGATCAAGAGCTGGCGTGGCTGTCACGGCTGCCGGAGATTAACCAGGATGACGCCAGCGCCGAACAGCTTGACGTGCTGGATCAGAGCCACCCGCAGGCCCGGGTGGAACCCTACTACCTGCTGCTGGCGCATGATGCGGCTGCGCTGCGCGAGCGCAATGGCGTATTCAACAGCATTAACGCCGACGGCTATGGGCTTTCCGCCCGGTTGAAAGCGCTGGCGACGCTGGCGGTTTCACGCATCAACGGCAGCCGTTACTGCGCCGCCACGGTAGCGCAGGACATTCAGAATGCGGGGTTGACGAACGCGCTGTTCACCAGCGTTGCGCAAGGGGTGGAAAAAGCGGATAACCCGGTCAGCCAGGCGGTGATCCGCGTGGCCGCCGACCTGACGCGCGCACCGGAGAAATTCACCCCGCAGAGCGTGCGGCCGCTGTTTAACAGCGGGCTGAATCAGGCGCAGGCGCTGGATGTGATCTTGACCGGCGCGCTTTATGCCTGGGAAAACCGGCTGCGGCAAACGCTGGGCGACGCCCCTTTGGCGGCCGAAGCCGGCTGAGCGTCATTCAAATCTGTCAATGAGTTAGCTTTCTGCCCGGCGGCTAACTCATTGCCCGCGCCGGCGATGGAATTACTCGCTACAAAGACGACTATCGCCAGTGGAAAGATTCTTTTTATCGGTAGTGGGCAGCGTTAACTTTCATTTTGACGCCCTTTCCTACCACTCCCCGGCAAAAAAAATTGTGCTCAACAAACAAGGCAATAGGTGCGGGGCCTTGCCGCGCATTTCTGTAACCGCTCTCATCGCACAAGCGCTAAAACAACGTTTTAACCAGGCTAATTAATCGCAGCATTCATTAGCGCGGCTTAATTTCCCCCTATTGGCTGTCAGACCTTTTAGTTCCTATGATTAAGCCGATGGGGATACTGCCAATTGATTATTCCAACCATCACAGTCGGCAATAATTTATCCCCACCACCTTGGTTACTCGGTTTTAATTTTAATCACAGCAAAATATATGTGAGGTAGACTTATGTCCGAACAAGAACTCAGGTCCAGCAACAGTATTGTTAACGTGATCGTGGTTATCGATACCGATGCTCTGGTGGAGGCCTATAACGGCAAAAACCCCAGTCAGGATCCCAATAGCCCTACCGGCATCAATCACAGTTACGCCTATATGGTGGTAACCTCGCA is drawn from Serratia entomophila and contains these coding sequences:
- a CDS encoding CMD domain-containing protein, which gives rise to MELLRRQHNAQWYHETQSSVRGDAPLEPQAATIRDRFLLGLGAFADEALNTALTARAGVFSASLAGYHALFPDQVALSRFVTLSPYDRLSTALTVAQVTGVQSLCSHYAARLAPLHSPDASRESNIRLAQITQYARQLASQPTLICTRALQQLSDVGLSPADIVTFSQIIGFVSYQARVVAGVAALAGRPTGVVPGFPNIEDAEGVAFTDQELAWLSRLPEINQDDASAEQLDVLDQSHPQARVEPYYLLLAHDAAALRERNGVFNSINADGYGLSARLKALATLAVSRINGSRYCAATVAQDIQNAGLTNALFTSVAQGVEKADNPVSQAVIRVAADLTRAPEKFTPQSVRPLFNSGLNQAQALDVILTGALYAWENRLRQTLGDAPLAAEAG